One window of the Arthrobacter sp. zg-Y919 genome contains the following:
- a CDS encoding amidohydrolase, translating to MSNSPIPSIRGSVAPLLGGLIAFRRDLHAHPELSHKEFRTTDRIVEALEHAGLAPKRLENTGVVVDIGDGPIRLAVRADIDALPVLEETGLPYSSEHTGIAHACGHDIHTTVMLGVAMVLAKLDAAGGLGGRVRVIFQPAEEVMPGGALSVIEQGALDGVPRVLALHCDPRVDVGQVGTRIGAITSASDTIRIELSGRGGHTSRPHLTEDLVFALAEIAVSVPAVLSRRIDVRSGVSVVWGQMHAGSAPNAIPGHGFMAGTMRCLDAEAWHAAGELLDTVVREIAAPFGVDVHLEHTRGVPPVINADAEISLIEAAARAELGEDAVVLAPQSMGGEDFAWMTQAVPGALMRLGTRSPGGETFDLHRGDYNPDEQAISCGVSVMAAAALRAAKGLRH from the coding sequence GTGAGCAATTCGCCCATCCCCTCAATACGGGGGAGCGTGGCGCCGCTTCTGGGTGGATTGATTGCGTTCCGGCGCGACCTGCATGCGCACCCAGAACTCTCGCACAAGGAATTCCGTACCACCGACCGCATTGTCGAGGCACTCGAGCACGCGGGACTGGCGCCCAAGCGGCTGGAGAACACCGGCGTCGTGGTGGACATCGGCGACGGCCCCATCCGTCTCGCCGTGCGTGCGGACATCGACGCCCTTCCTGTCCTGGAGGAGACCGGCCTTCCGTATTCTTCGGAGCACACCGGCATAGCCCATGCCTGCGGCCACGATATCCACACCACGGTGATGCTGGGCGTAGCCATGGTGCTCGCAAAGCTCGACGCCGCTGGCGGCCTGGGCGGGCGCGTGCGGGTGATTTTCCAACCGGCTGAAGAAGTAATGCCGGGAGGCGCGCTCTCGGTGATCGAACAGGGCGCCCTCGACGGCGTCCCGCGTGTGCTGGCGCTGCACTGCGACCCCCGGGTGGATGTGGGCCAGGTGGGTACACGCATTGGAGCCATCACCTCCGCCTCGGACACCATCCGGATAGAACTCAGCGGCCGCGGCGGGCACACGTCCAGGCCGCACCTGACCGAAGACCTGGTGTTCGCACTGGCCGAGATCGCCGTCAGCGTCCCGGCAGTGCTCTCCCGCCGGATCGACGTGCGCAGCGGCGTCTCGGTGGTCTGGGGACAGATGCATGCGGGGTCGGCTCCGAATGCCATTCCTGGGCATGGATTCATGGCCGGCACCATGCGGTGCCTCGACGCCGAAGCCTGGCATGCCGCCGGCGAGCTGCTGGACACAGTGGTCCGGGAAATCGCCGCGCCGTTTGGCGTTGACGTGCACCTTGAGCACACCCGCGGTGTTCCGCCGGTCATCAATGCCGACGCGGAGATCAGCCTGATCGAAGCGGCAGCCCGCGCGGAACTGGGGGAAGACGCCGTCGTGCTGGCCCCGCAGTCCATGGGCGGGGAGGACTTTGCCTGGATGACGCAGGCAGTGCCCGGGGCACTGATGCGGCTGGGAACGCGTTCACCGGGCGGAGAAACCTTCGACCTGCACCGGGGCGACTACAACCCTGACGAACAGG